The following coding sequences are from one Microtus pennsylvanicus isolate mMicPen1 chromosome 1, mMicPen1.hap1, whole genome shotgun sequence window:
- the LOC142855051 gene encoding translation machinery-associated protein 7-like, giving the protein MSGQEGGKKKPLKQPKKQAKEMEEEDKAFKQKQKEEQKKLKELKAKAAGKGPLATGRIKKFGKK; this is encoded by the coding sequence ATGTCGGGCCAGGAAGGTGGCAAAAAGAAGCCCCTGAAACAGCCCAAGAAGCAGGCcaaggaaatggaagaggaagatAAGGCTTtcaagcagaaacaaaaagaggagcagaagaaaCTCAAGGAGCTAAAAGCCAAGGCCGCGGGGAAGGGACCCCTAGCCACAGGTAGAATTAAGAAATTTGGCAAAAAGTAA